In the Ilumatobacteraceae bacterium genome, one interval contains:
- the arr gene encoding NAD(+)--rifampin ADP-ribosyltransferase, whose protein sequence is MIRREPLHSGQLTDATTSIADAIARSADVEHVPVTFDHCHHVTGPFFHGTKATFDVGDEIVAGHPSNYHDGRISNHVYFAALLEPAVYGAELAVALTGSGTERIYRVEPTGPFEDDPNVTNKRFPGNVTQSYRTKHPVRVIAEIKTWDPHPPEVLQGMLDNLARLRAEGLDVIED, encoded by the coding sequence ATGATACGACGAGAACCTCTGCACTCCGGGCAGCTGACCGATGCCACCACGTCGATCGCCGACGCGATCGCCCGATCCGCGGACGTCGAGCACGTCCCGGTGACCTTCGACCACTGCCACCATGTGACCGGACCCTTCTTCCACGGCACCAAGGCCACCTTCGACGTCGGCGACGAGATCGTCGCTGGGCACCCGAGCAACTACCACGACGGCCGGATCTCGAATCACGTGTATTTCGCCGCACTGTTGGAGCCCGCCGTCTATGGCGCGGAGCTCGCCGTTGCTCTGACCGGCAGTGGAACCGAGCGCATCTACCGGGTGGAACCCACCGGACCGTTCGAGGACGACCCGAACGTCACCAACAAGCGGTTCCCCGGCAACGTCACCCAGTCGTACCGCACCAAGCATCCGGTGCGAGTGATCGCCGAGATCAAGACCTGGGACCCCCACCCACCGGAGGTGCTCCAAGGCATGCTCGACAACCTCGCCCGACTTCGCGCCGAGGGACTTGACGTCATCGAGGACTGA
- a CDS encoding TetR/AcrR family transcriptional regulator, protein MRADAQRNRQRLVTAAIELVLEVGGEPTRDAVAQRAGVGIGTLYRHFPDSQSLLRAVALEAIDRAIEHGNAALAESPNGRGALRRYLHGAIDTGLGAVNIVHPLLNDHDWSDRRDAAEDLLERLVATAEQNQEISTDVTSDEIALAAIRFCRPLAIGLDPARERSIAHRQLDCYLDGLATHH, encoded by the coding sequence ATGCGCGCTGACGCTCAGCGGAATCGGCAGCGGCTGGTCACCGCTGCGATCGAGCTGGTCCTGGAGGTCGGGGGCGAACCGACCCGCGATGCGGTGGCGCAGCGTGCCGGGGTCGGGATCGGCACCCTCTATCGCCACTTCCCCGACTCACAGTCACTACTACGAGCTGTCGCGCTCGAGGCCATCGATCGAGCCATCGAACACGGCAACGCCGCGCTCGCCGAGTCCCCCAACGGTCGCGGTGCGCTCCGCCGCTACCTACACGGCGCGATCGACACCGGACTCGGGGCGGTCAACATCGTCCACCCGTTGCTCAACGATCACGATTGGTCCGACCGACGTGACGCGGCCGAGGACCTGCTCGAGCGGCTGGTCGCTACCGCAGAACAGAACCAGGAGATCAGCACCGACGTCACCTCCGACGAAATCGCGCTCGCAGCGATCCGATTCTGCCGGCCCCTCGCCATCGGCCTCGACCCCGCCCGCGAGCGCTCCATCGCCCATCGCCAACTCGACTGCTACCTCGACGGGCTCGCAACCCACCACTGA
- a CDS encoding transposase, whose product MPRKYPAEFRRKVLDLIEAGKSVAEVADLLDVSGQTIYNWRNQDQIDRGQRAGVTTAESAELAAARKRIRDLETELAVTRRANELLKAQSDPKGGGRSSHRS is encoded by the coding sequence GTGCCAAGGAAGTATCCGGCGGAGTTCCGTCGCAAGGTGTTGGATCTGATCGAGGCCGGCAAGTCGGTCGCTGAGGTCGCTGACCTGCTCGACGTGTCGGGCCAGACGATCTACAACTGGCGGAATCAGGATCAGATCGATCGCGGTCAGCGAGCCGGGGTGACGACGGCGGAGTCGGCCGAACTGGCGGCCGCCCGCAAACGGATCCGCGACCTCGAGACCGAACTCGCCGTGACCCGGCGTGCGAACGAACTGTTGAAGGCGCAGTCGGACCCAAAAGGCGGTGGGAGGTCGTCGCACAGGTCGTGA
- a CDS encoding IS3 family transposase, producing the protein MIADVIREVHDDSRQTYGARRVHAELVLGRKMVVARCTVELVMRRLGLAGLPGRPRYRRTPNTPTAEDLVNRDFARTEPNRLWLTDIERHEALPNRVVMKGHHRVLVAAGAPKLRAA; encoded by the coding sequence ATGATCGCCGACGTCATCCGCGAAGTCCACGACGATTCGCGCCAGACCTACGGCGCTCGCCGCGTGCATGCCGAGCTCGTGCTGGGGCGCAAGATGGTCGTGGCGCGTTGCACTGTGGAGCTCGTGATGCGCCGGCTCGGGCTGGCTGGGCTACCGGGGCGGCCGAGATACCGCAGGACCCCGAACACACCGACTGCCGAAGATCTCGTCAACCGAGACTTCGCCCGGACCGAGCCGAACCGCCTCTGGCTGACCGACATCGAGCGCCACGAGGCGCTTCCCAACCGTGTGGTGATGAAAGGACACCACCGTGTGCTCGTCGCAGCGGGCGCACCGAAGCTGAGGGCAGCCTGA
- the ltrA gene encoding group II intron reverse transcriptase/maturase encodes MNTGAPWPSLEEAELRVRVMQTKLHHWAKADPGRRFDDLFNLVYDPAFLTVGWRRVRGNKGARTAGVDGIAPRSVVLGVEELLTGIRDDLKARRFVPQRVRERTIPKGNGKVRALGIPTTADRIVQSSLKLVLEPIFEADFKPCSYGFRPKRRAQDAIAEIHYLASPTRNYGWVFEADIEACFDQIDHAALMDRVRNRVGDKRVLGLVKAFLRAGVLSEDGAWRETITGTPQGGILSPLLANIALSVLDEHFTQKWDALGGEWTRAKRRRAGEPVMRLVRYADDFVVMVHGTRDDAEALRDEVSSVLAPMGLRLSDAKTRVCHIDEGFDFLGWRIQRRAWRGRTGKTAVYTYPSKKSLRSIMDKVRQLTRRAKHRTLADLLRRLNPVLRGWCNYFRHGVSSRTFGYLDHFAFWRIVGWLKKRHLGLNMHTLIRRYVPNWEMRAGGIDMFRPEAVAIERYRYRGTKIPTPWDSETTGSPAPAA; translated from the coding sequence GTGAATACCGGCGCGCCGTGGCCGAGCCTCGAAGAGGCCGAGCTGCGGGTACGCGTGATGCAGACGAAGCTGCACCACTGGGCGAAGGCCGATCCTGGCCGTCGCTTCGATGACTTGTTCAACCTCGTGTATGACCCGGCGTTCCTCACCGTGGGGTGGCGTCGGGTGCGGGGCAACAAGGGCGCACGAACCGCCGGGGTCGACGGAATCGCACCGCGATCGGTCGTTCTCGGTGTCGAGGAACTGCTGACGGGCATCAGGGATGACCTGAAGGCCCGTCGGTTCGTTCCTCAACGGGTGCGGGAAAGGACGATCCCGAAGGGCAACGGCAAGGTCCGTGCCCTGGGGATCCCGACGACCGCAGACCGGATCGTGCAGTCCTCGTTGAAGCTGGTGCTCGAACCGATCTTCGAGGCGGACTTCAAGCCCTGTTCGTATGGCTTCCGTCCGAAGCGCCGAGCTCAAGACGCGATCGCCGAGATCCACTACCTCGCGTCACCGACCCGGAACTACGGGTGGGTGTTCGAGGCGGACATCGAGGCGTGCTTCGACCAGATCGACCACGCGGCCCTCATGGACCGGGTGCGGAATCGGGTCGGGGACAAACGCGTGCTGGGGTTGGTGAAGGCGTTCCTGCGAGCCGGTGTCCTCTCCGAGGACGGCGCCTGGCGGGAGACGATCACCGGCACACCCCAAGGCGGGATCCTCTCGCCGCTGCTGGCCAACATCGCGTTGTCCGTGCTGGACGAGCACTTCACCCAGAAATGGGACGCGCTCGGAGGGGAATGGACGCGTGCCAAGCGCCGTCGCGCCGGGGAACCGGTCATGAGACTCGTCCGCTACGCGGACGACTTCGTGGTCATGGTCCACGGCACCCGCGACGACGCCGAAGCACTCCGCGACGAAGTCAGCTCGGTGTTGGCCCCGATGGGCTTGCGCCTATCAGACGCCAAGACGAGGGTCTGCCACATCGACGAGGGGTTCGACTTCCTGGGATGGCGCATCCAGCGTCGCGCCTGGCGAGGCCGGACCGGCAAGACCGCTGTCTACACCTACCCGTCCAAGAAGAGCCTGCGCTCGATCATGGACAAGGTGCGACAGCTCACCCGCCGAGCGAAACATCGAACGCTCGCAGACCTGCTGCGCCGACTGAACCCGGTGCTGCGGGGCTGGTGCAACTACTTCAGGCACGGCGTGTCATCACGCACCTTCGGCTACCTCGACCACTTCGCCTTCTGGCGGATCGTCGGCTGGCTGAAGAAGCGACACCTCGGCTTGAACATGCACACCCTCATCCGGCGCTACGTCCCCAACTGGGAGATGCGCGCCGGCGGGATCGACATGTTCCGACCGGAAGCGGTCGCCATCGAGCGCTACCGATACCGGGGCACGAAGATCCCGACCCCATGGGACAGCGAGACCACAGGATCACCCGCACCAGCGGCATGA
- a CDS encoding PIN domain-containing protein, with protein MSDVSNLRSYADLLSTEWNEIREAFVAVVESSSIERVDWPVGFIGFVDRRRSDDTPAAVQRRHDLLVRYDRWLVRFRLLFVASLPEIDGRIGDVDKLVRGWLDRSNSNDWSVPTTIAEAVDKATSDTAAIDDLIEQAAPDRTRGVVAIIDTNCLLREPDLARFSKPFDRVPVELVFVPAVIRELDDLKDRGRSQEVRAAAAKAAKRIKGLRDRGSLLAGVTVEGSLTARIEPVEPDFARLPTWLDPNTPDDRVLASTLTIQASQPDRVVVLITNDLGLATKAEFNGIPNVDEP; from the coding sequence ATGAGCGATGTCTCGAACTTGCGGTCGTACGCAGACCTGCTCAGCACCGAGTGGAACGAGATTCGAGAGGCGTTCGTTGCCGTGGTTGAGAGCTCGAGTATCGAGCGAGTGGATTGGCCGGTCGGCTTCATCGGGTTCGTAGATCGACGCCGGAGCGACGACACCCCAGCAGCTGTACAGCGCCGGCACGACCTGCTCGTGCGCTACGACCGGTGGCTCGTGCGGTTCAGACTCCTGTTCGTGGCATCCCTTCCCGAGATCGATGGCCGCATCGGCGACGTCGATAAACTTGTACGGGGCTGGCTCGACCGATCGAACAGCAATGACTGGTCGGTCCCGACGACAATCGCTGAGGCGGTCGACAAGGCGACAAGCGACACTGCGGCCATCGACGACCTCATCGAGCAAGCAGCACCCGACCGCACACGCGGCGTTGTCGCAATCATCGACACGAACTGCCTGCTCCGCGAACCGGACCTCGCTCGATTCTCAAAGCCCTTCGATCGCGTTCCGGTCGAGTTGGTCTTCGTGCCGGCCGTCATCCGAGAGCTCGATGACTTGAAGGACCGCGGCCGATCGCAGGAGGTTCGCGCTGCGGCCGCCAAGGCCGCAAAGCGGATCAAGGGGCTTCGCGACCGCGGATCCCTCTTGGCGGGCGTGACCGTCGAAGGCAGCCTCACAGCACGGATTGAGCCGGTCGAACCAGATTTCGCCAGGCTTCCGACCTGGCTGGACCCGAACACGCCCGACGATCGAGTGCTGGCCTCGACGCTAACCATTCAGGCATCTCAACCCGACAGGGTCGTGGTGTTGATCACGAACGACCTCGGACTCGCGACAAAGGCGGAGTTCAACGGCATCCCCAATGTCGACGAGCCGTAG
- a CDS encoding transposase, protein MPKPYPKEFRDDVVRVAQNRESGVTLEQIAKDFGIHPMTLSNWLSQTAIDAGTKPGKTTADNAELREANKRIRLLEQENEVLRRAAAYLSQANLPGKGSTRS, encoded by the coding sequence ATGCCGAAGCCGTACCCGAAGGAGTTCCGCGACGACGTCGTGAGAGTCGCCCAGAACCGTGAGTCGGGGGTGACGCTCGAGCAGATAGCGAAGGACTTCGGGATCCACCCGATGACCCTGTCGAACTGGCTCTCCCAGACCGCCATCGACGCCGGCACCAAACCCGGCAAGACCACCGCGGACAATGCCGAGTTGCGCGAAGCGAACAAGCGGATCCGTCTGTTGGAGCAAGAGAACGAAGTGCTGCGCCGAGCGGCTGCGTATCTGTCGCAGGCGAACCTGCCGGGAAAAGGATCTACCCGCTCGTGA